ATCTCCTAATGCGTGTTCATGCTCATATACACCATATGACCAAGGTGGTGTAATTAATGCTTGTGCTTATAGGGCTTTTTTATTAACAAGTGCATCTATCACTTTTTCAGATGAAAATTATTGGCGTGTTGCCGAGAAAAATCTAAATTTTGTGTTAGAAAATCAACAACCAAATGGATCTTGGTCTTATGCCATAGATGGCATAAGAGACTTTGTTGATCACTTTCACACTTGTTTTGTATTAAAGGCATTAGCAAAAATCGAAAAGCTTACAGGACACCAAGGCTGTAAGCAGGCAATAGAAAGAGGAGTGAAGTATTATGTTAAAAACTTGTTTGATGAACAAGGCCTGCCTAAACCATTTTCAAAAGCACCTCGCCTAACAGTATATCGTAAAGAACTTTATGATTATGCAGAGTGTATTAATCTTTGCTTACTTTTAAAAAATAGATTTGAAGAATTAAATGGTATATTATCCAACGTCTTGACAGATCTTTTGCTTAACTGGCAAAAAAATGATGGCTCATTTCGTTCACGTAAACTTCTTCTTGGATGGGATAATGTCCCTATGCATCGTTGGGCTCAATCTCAGTTATTCAGAAGTTTATGTTTTTTGTTATATCAAGAGAAGCAAACCGATCGATAATATCTCATCGCTGAGGGAAAATATATGTGTGGTATTTGTGGCCAATATAATTTCAAAAAACAGACCCCCGTTGCCAAAGAAAATATAGAAAAAATGACACAAACACTATCCCATAGGGGACCAGATGACGAAGGATATTATATATCCGGTCCTCTTGGATTAGGCTTCAGACGCCTATCAATTATAGATATAGAATCTGGTCATCAACCTATGTCAGATCACGAAGAGTTAGTATGGGTGGTTTTCAATGGTGAAATATATAACTTTATAGAATTGAGGAAGGAGCTTGAAGGTTTCGGGCATATATTCCGTACGAGATGTGATACTGAGGTTATAATATATGGTTACAAACAATGGGGTGAGGCCGTTTTTAATCGTATGAATGGCATGTTTGGGCTTGCGCTATGGGACGTAAAAAAGAAAAAACTAATTATCGCTCGTGACGCTATGGGCATCAAACTCGTCTATTACAAAATTGAAGAGGGCTGTCTGTATTTTGGCTCAGAGATTCGTGCAATTCGTGCCGGTTCTTGTAAAATGCCTGAGGTTGATCCTATATCCCTGAACTTGTTTTTACGCTATCGCTACACACCTTCTCCTTTCACAATATACAAAGAAATAATGAAACTTGCTCCAGGTACCATGATCATCTTTGAAAATGGTATAAGTCGTTTAGAACGTTGGTATAAGTATAAACCGATCCCTTTTTCCCCTATAAAAACCGACAGGGAAGCAAAAGAAGAGCTATTAGAGATCTACAAACGATCTGTGAAGAGGCATCTTATAAGTGATGTACCTCTCGGTCTCTTGTTAAGTGGAGGAATAGACTCAGGTCTCCTTCTAGGTTTAATGAACCTAAATGGAAACGCTTGGCCTACTTATACAGTAGGATATGGAACAGCCTTTAAAGATGATGAACTCACTGATGCGTCTAAAACTGCAAAAATATATTCCGCACAACATATATCAACAGAACTCGATAGAATAACATTTGAAACCCATTTGCAGAAGATCGTTACTCTTTTAGAAGAACCAATTGCCACTTCATCAATTGTACCAATGTATTTTGTATGCGAACGTGCACGTCAGGATGTGAAAGTTGCATTAGTAGGTCAAGGCCCTGATGAGCTTTTTGGAGGTTATATTCGACATATAGGAGTCTTTTATGGATCATACTGGAGAGCTTTACCTGAATGGCTTCGGAACTCATTAAGGATGTCAGTTACAGCTATATTCAGAAATGAGGCACTTAAAAGAGGCGTGTATTCTTTAAATACACCAGATAGAATGCAAAGATATCAGCGTGTTTTCTCCATAATGCCTGAAGAAGTCATTAATAAACTCTTTCAAGAAGGTACAATTCCCATCGATTCAGGCGATAGAGTATTAGAATGCTGGGAAGATCTGCAACCATTAATGGAAAATACTGACGAACTCGGCGGATTTCAATTTCTGGAAATACGATCTTCACTACCTGATGAATTGCTTATGTATGCAGACAAGCTTTCTATGGCACATGGTCTTGAAATTAGAGTGCCATTCCTAGATCGCGAGATAGTTGAATATGCTGAAAGGCTTCCAGCTCGTTTCAAAATAAGAAATGGAAGCAGAAAATGGTTACATCGCCAAGTGTGTAAGGATTTTCTCCCAGCGGAAATTATCAGGAGGAAAAAACGTGGTTTTGCGAGTAATGTTGTTGACGATTGGTTCCGTTGTTCTTTAAGCAATAAAATGAAAGACCTCCTATTAGATAGTAATTCGTTGATGTTTAACTTCTTACGACCTAAAGAAGTATATCAACTTTTTACTGAACATAAGACTGGAAAAAGAGATAATCACAAAATTTTATTTAGTCTAGTGGTTTTTGAAGAATGGTTGAGATCAGTACAATAACTTAAACTGACTTGACTTCGACTTGGCTCTCCTAATGAAAGAAACAATTTAAGAGAAAACCACCCATAATGTTATAAATGCATTTTTATGGATATTGGAAATTCCAAAATCCTGTGCTTTTTATTACAGCAAGAGAAACAATCTAATAAAAGAGCTTTGGTCATTTTTGAAAGATTCATATATGTTAGCACCTCAAAATACAAGTCTGACCTGTTTTAAGGCCTACGATATTCGGGGAAAAGTTCCTGAGGAATTCAATGAAACTATAGCCTATCGTATCGGCCGGGCCTACGGTCAATATCTTAACCCAAAGCAGGGTGTAATTAAAAGTGTTGGTAGGGCAAATAATTGGTTCTTAAAACATATAATATTGGAAACAATACGAATAACCGGTTTAAAAATAACTTGCTGTAATCATTAAATAATTCTAGACTTTTTAATTTGACTAGTGTATGGGTCAGTTTAGGTAACCAAATTAATAACTTGTGAAGGAGGAACTACCGATGACTGACCGCCAAGATGATAGCTTGAAAAAGAGATTAAAC
This region of Pseudomonadota bacterium genomic DNA includes:
- the asnB gene encoding asparagine synthase (glutamine-hydrolyzing) yields the protein MCGICGQYNFKKQTPVAKENIEKMTQTLSHRGPDDEGYYISGPLGLGFRRLSIIDIESGHQPMSDHEELVWVVFNGEIYNFIELRKELEGFGHIFRTRCDTEVIIYGYKQWGEAVFNRMNGMFGLALWDVKKKKLIIARDAMGIKLVYYKIEEGCLYFGSEIRAIRAGSCKMPEVDPISLNLFLRYRYTPSPFTIYKEIMKLAPGTMIIFENGISRLERWYKYKPIPFSPIKTDREAKEELLEIYKRSVKRHLISDVPLGLLLSGGIDSGLLLGLMNLNGNAWPTYTVGYGTAFKDDELTDASKTAKIYSAQHISTELDRITFETHLQKIVTLLEEPIATSSIVPMYFVCERARQDVKVALVGQGPDELFGGYIRHIGVFYGSYWRALPEWLRNSLRMSVTAIFRNEALKRGVYSLNTPDRMQRYQRVFSIMPEEVINKLFQEGTIPIDSGDRVLECWEDLQPLMENTDELGGFQFLEIRSSLPDELLMYADKLSMAHGLEIRVPFLDREIVEYAERLPARFKIRNGSRKWLHRQVCKDFLPAEIIRRKKRGFASNVVDDWFRCSLSNKMKDLLLDSNSLMFNFLRPKEVYQLFTEHKTGKRDNHKILFSLVVFEEWLRSVQ